The following nucleotide sequence is from Diospyros lotus cultivar Yz01 chromosome 3, ASM1463336v1, whole genome shotgun sequence.
TTTTTTAGTTCAACACTTGAAAATTATGCGCAGGAGGAGCAAACCCAACTCGTTGTCTTCTTACATATCATGTTAGACTTGGTAGATCAAGTCTAGGTTAATTTCTCCCGTTACAGTCAGACAATCTATGAAACTAGTAATATATTTGCTCCCTACTAAGCTTCAATGACAAAGTCATAAGCCTATTTATTACTTGTATGAATGCTACTGCAAAGTGGCTGTTCAAAAGAAGGCTTAAATTAATGGATGAATTGGGAATGTATAAGGTGTTGTttccaaattaaataacatatgtTCCCATCATATGTGATgtgaaatattatattattcgtATCAAACAACATAAAGCGTGCCCGACACAAGTAAACTCAGAGGGAGGAGTGAGCCATAATGTATGGACCCACCAATGCATCATGTGATTGGAATTGTGCTACCTCAACAAGTAATTTTTAGACTAGGGCAATCCAAAATTGTTGGAGGACGTTGCGTAATCCTAACCATTCAGAACATGAATGGGCGCATACACCAAGTGTACCTAAGTATTTTCCTTATAGTTATGACTTGTGATTTAAACAACAAATTTTCTTTGTATCTTTTTCTAGcataacaacatatcaagtttTTTTCTTATCATATGGGATTGAGTCGGTCGACTCCATAATACTTAGTATGTcagtcatttttatttatagcattattttttgtaagaatCTTAAATCTCTGCACTCTTCATTTGATCcctacaaaattcaaattctgatctACCAACCGACTTTCCCATCACctcaaagagagaaaaattgcTTACAGGAAGTCAGTACTAGGACAAAAAGAGAGAGGATGAGATTCAACTTCTCTGTTAGTATATTTATCGATACATTTCAATATCATGATAGTTACTGCTCAGAACCTCCCAAAACGTTAGCTATGGCAAAGACTCTGGCTTAAAATGACATATATCATTACAAATCGCCATATTCTGTCTTATTATACTGAAGTGTTTCCTAATCTTATTTCAAATTCTCTTAGAAATATAAAAGAAAGCAGAAGGTTCAAGTACAACTAGTGAAGATAAGCAATTAAATTCAACTTGAGTTGAATCCAAACCAAATGCTCTGCCTCTGACGCTATTCAATGTTATGCTAAAACATACCTGCTAGATTGCTAGTAATGAAACCAAAAGAGTCCATCAActatcaccatcatcatcacctTTAGCTGGTCTCCTCATCCTGATTATCCTGATGCTCCAAGTCACAAGCAGAAGAAACCAATCCAAAATCGAAGGTAACATCGAGAAAATAGAGCAAGAAAACCAGCACAGGGCAGCTAAGAAACATGGGAATCGGGCCAAAGATCCAAAGAAACAGAGGGAAAGAGAAGTAAAATGCCCGAAGTCCCAGTGACCAGAAATAGCTTCCCCGGTTCACTGTCCTCCCCACATACTCTGTCGTCAAGTACCAGCTGTGGCGGTGATCATTCAAGGCCATCTTCTTCAATGGAACGTTGATGAGGATGCTGGCATGGCTGTAGTACCTAATGGACTGGACCGTGAACAAGAATGCCAGCAAGAAGCACACCAATATGGAGAAGAATTTTATTGACAGTCCAAGTTCGCTCCTGTCCCCATAAACGACCTTGCCAACTGATTGGTCACTGCTGTCATGGCTCATCAAGACAGCAATAAGAGAGCTGAGCATGATCGCCATTGTGGCCAAAAGGGTTGATGCCATTATGTTGTTTCTCAGTGTTTGCACAGCTAGAACCCCATTCTTCGACACATCCTGCCATTTCCATCCAAATTGCAGTTTCAGAATACAGTCAATGACAGTTCTTCTGTATATTAAAGACCCTAAATAATGAGCACAGACTTGTTCCCATTATCATCGCTAGTTTATGTTTATTCTGGCTAGTAAAAAGAAATTGCTCCATCATCATCGTCAATTGCACCTAATTCTAACCAAGTTAGGATAGATGGCACGTCATTTATAACAACAATTGACTTCTAAATGTTATAAATCCacgcaaaagaa
It contains:
- the LOC127798478 gene encoding uncharacterized protein LOC127798478 — protein: MEKQLLDLSLVPAGLLILASYHIWLLYQVVHRPARTVIGINAINRRFWVRAMMEDVSKNGVLAVQTLRNNIMASTLLATMAIMLSSLIAVLMSHDSSDQSVGKVVYGDRSELGLSIKFFSILVCFLLAFLFTVQSIRYYSHASILINVPLKKMALNDHRHSWYLTTEYVGRTVNRGSYFWSLGLRAFYFSFPLFLWIFGPIPMFLSCPVLVFLLYFLDVTFDFGLVSSACDLEHQDNQDEETS